A genomic segment from Kyrpidia tusciae DSM 2912 encodes:
- a CDS encoding ADP-ribosylglycohydrolase family protein, which produces MLPPQPATATARENELIPTGYTVDSLRCAVWAFLEAENFEDAVVRAVNLGGDADTIGAIAGGLAGIFWGVEAIPRRWLEKLSREQRIRLDRAADGLLKVAQR; this is translated from the coding sequence GTGCTACCTCCGCAACCCGCGACCGCCACGGCCAGGGAGAACGAACTGATACCGACCGGGTACACCGTGGACAGTTTGCGGTGTGCCGTATGGGCATTTTTGGAGGCCGAAAACTTCGAAGACGCGGTGGTCAGGGCGGTGAACCTCGGCGGAGATGCGGACACCATCGGGGCGATCGCCGGCGGACTGGCCGGAATCTTTTGGGGGGTTGAAGCGATCCCCCGGCGTTGGCTGGAGAAGCTCAGCCGTGAGCAGCGCATCAGACTGGACCGGGCAGCGGATGGGCTGTTGAAAGTGGCTCAACGATGA
- a CDS encoding GNAT family N-acetyltransferase — MTAGLVWVESEEHIEQLRQLFVEYAASLEFDLHFQNFERELAGLPGQYSPPDGRLLLACADGRPAGCAALRKFAGRDCEMKRLYVRPEFRGRGIGITLVLALLEEARKIGYSRMLLDTVPSMERAIRLYRGLGFKRIEPYRYNPIEGAVYMALDL; from the coding sequence ATGACGGCGGGCTTGGTGTGGGTGGAGTCGGAAGAGCACATCGAACAGCTCCGGCAACTCTTTGTGGAATACGCCGCGTCTCTGGAGTTCGACCTGCATTTTCAGAATTTCGAACGCGAACTTGCCGGTCTCCCCGGGCAATACTCGCCGCCCGACGGCCGCCTTCTCCTGGCTTGTGCAGACGGAAGACCGGCGGGGTGCGCGGCGCTGCGAAAGTTTGCCGGTCGCGACTGTGAGATGAAACGGTTGTACGTGCGCCCGGAGTTCCGCGGCCGGGGCATCGGGATAACCCTGGTCCTCGCCCTCCTCGAAGAGGCGCGAAAAATCGGCTATTCCCGGATGTTGCTGGATACGGTCCCCTCGATGGAACGGGCGATTCGTCTGTACCGGGGGCTGGGGTTCAAAAGGATTGAGCCATACCGTTACAATCCGATCGAAGGCGCCGTGTACATGGCCCTGGACCTGTAG
- a CDS encoding APC family permease, whose protein sequence is MPEEHLEPGQLKHNVLNRFDSVLIAVAGSAPAYSLSASTVALVAAVGLLAPGAILYGAIPMFGIALAFLYLNQAMPNSGASYVWVGRILHPWLGFLSGWSLLVSAVLFMMAGAIPAGTATLELLSPDKTDSVVWVTVVSAFWFLVMNALVMVGIHITNVVQRILTSIEVIGLIVLAVGGLIHASHQVAHPFSWSWFSLGGYGNLSTFLGGLLITCFYFWGWDVSLNLTEETRAKRVAPGLGGVLGTLIIVALFILLQVVIQLNLGDKPLADEAANIIPLLGETILPKPWSYIALIAVMISTVATLETTLIQATRTLFAMGRDKTVHPRFAVLHANWQTPVLSNIVIGVLGIILFVVSNLSASVSDLMTSAISAIGLQIAFYYGLTGISCAWHYRKSFTESFAAGIFRLVWPLVGGLVLLAIFVMNVFTLSFQETAIGLGLILVGIIPLLVAKFKYHSPYFEGHVFEPDAEEWSGTKEATVAAETVKRG, encoded by the coding sequence ATGCCTGAAGAACATTTGGAACCTGGACAACTCAAACACAATGTCCTGAATCGATTCGATTCCGTATTAATTGCCGTGGCGGGGTCGGCGCCCGCCTACAGTTTGTCGGCGTCGACAGTGGCTTTGGTGGCGGCGGTGGGATTGCTGGCACCCGGCGCCATTCTGTACGGCGCAATCCCAATGTTTGGGATCGCCCTGGCGTTTTTGTACCTCAACCAAGCGATGCCCAACTCCGGGGCCAGTTACGTGTGGGTGGGACGCATTCTCCACCCGTGGCTCGGGTTCCTGAGCGGATGGAGCTTGTTGGTCAGCGCGGTCTTGTTCATGATGGCCGGGGCGATTCCGGCGGGGACGGCAACTCTAGAGTTGTTAAGCCCGGATAAAACAGACAGCGTGGTCTGGGTGACCGTGGTTTCGGCGTTCTGGTTTCTGGTGATGAACGCCTTGGTCATGGTAGGAATTCACATTACCAACGTGGTTCAGCGGATTCTGACCAGTATTGAAGTGATCGGCCTCATCGTCCTGGCCGTGGGAGGGCTGATCCACGCTTCCCATCAGGTGGCCCACCCCTTCTCCTGGAGCTGGTTTTCCCTCGGCGGCTACGGAAATCTCTCGACGTTTTTGGGGGGACTGTTAATCACCTGCTTTTATTTTTGGGGATGGGACGTGAGCTTGAACCTGACGGAGGAAACACGGGCAAAGCGAGTGGCTCCCGGCCTCGGTGGGGTGCTCGGGACATTGATCATCGTCGCCCTGTTTATCCTGTTGCAGGTGGTCATCCAGCTCAACCTCGGAGACAAGCCTTTGGCGGATGAAGCGGCGAATATTATTCCTCTTCTCGGGGAGACGATTCTTCCCAAGCCCTGGTCGTACATCGCCCTGATTGCGGTCATGATCAGTACTGTGGCCACCCTGGAGACCACGCTCATCCAGGCGACCCGGACTTTGTTCGCCATGGGCCGGGACAAGACGGTCCATCCTCGGTTTGCCGTGCTTCACGCGAATTGGCAGACACCGGTGCTCAGCAACATCGTCATCGGCGTTCTCGGCATCATTCTATTCGTGGTTTCTAACCTGTCTGCCAGCGTGAGCGATCTTATGACCAGCGCGATCAGCGCCATCGGGCTTCAGATCGCCTTTTACTACGGGCTCACCGGTATCAGCTGTGCTTGGCATTACCGAAAATCTTTTACCGAATCTTTCGCCGCCGGGATCTTCCGGCTGGTCTGGCCTTTGGTGGGCGGGTTGGTGTTGCTTGCCATTTTCGTCATGAACGTATTTACGCTCTCGTTCCAAGAGACGGCCATCGGGCTGGGGCTGATCCTCGTCGGAATCATTCCTTTGTTGGTGGCCAAATTCAAATACCACAGTCCGTATTTTGAGGGCCATGTGTTTGAACCGGATGCCGAAGAATGGTCCGGCACGAAGGAAGCTACAGTTGCCGCTGAAACTGTCAAGCGCGGTTGA
- the acsA gene encoding acetate--CoA ligase has product MDLTNAVPGRPDGQLQDYEAARRVSWEEEAKQFTWWKTGRVNAAFEAVDRHVEQGRGDAPAILYYDGVRDETWSFRRLRDDAARFGDALRRLGIGRGDRVFLFMPKGPELAVALLGIIRIGAVAGPLFEAFMETAVQDRLADSGAAAVVTTPALRPRIPRERLPELRHVILVGAEASDAEAGEWSYTELMKEAFTDSPVEWVDREAPMLLHYTSGSTGKPKGVVHVHNLMIHQYRVGRWVLDLRPGDIYWCTADPGWITGTSAGLFAPWLHGVPVVIRGGRFQQEGWYETVEKFGVTVWFSAPTAFRMLMAAGDELPKRYNLSSLRHVLSAGEPLNPEVFRWGLRALGNRIHDNWWMTETGCTMITNYPALPIKPGSMGRPLPGIEAAILNDQGRVLGPNQLGNLAIRAGWPGMMRAIWNNEEKYKQYFPFEGWYISGDSAYRDEDGYFWFQGRVDDVINTSGERVGPFEVESKLVEHPAVAEAGVIGKPDPVRGEIIKAFISLRQGYAPTEELKEEIQQFVRNGLAAHAMPREIEFRDKLPKTRSGKIMRRVLKAWELGLPTGDLSTMED; this is encoded by the coding sequence ATGGATTTGACGAATGCAGTACCCGGGCGACCGGACGGGCAGCTCCAGGATTACGAGGCCGCCCGGCGGGTGTCGTGGGAGGAAGAAGCGAAACAGTTCACCTGGTGGAAGACCGGCCGGGTCAATGCCGCGTTTGAGGCGGTGGACCGGCACGTGGAACAGGGACGCGGCGATGCGCCGGCGATTTTATATTACGACGGGGTCCGGGATGAAACCTGGAGTTTTCGCCGGTTGCGGGACGATGCGGCCCGATTCGGGGATGCACTGCGGCGACTTGGGATCGGTCGCGGAGACCGGGTGTTTTTGTTCATGCCCAAGGGTCCAGAACTGGCTGTTGCACTACTCGGAATTATCCGCATCGGAGCGGTGGCCGGGCCGCTGTTCGAAGCGTTCATGGAGACAGCGGTGCAGGACCGGTTGGCAGACAGCGGTGCCGCTGCGGTGGTGACGACGCCGGCCTTGCGCCCCCGCATCCCCAGGGAACGACTTCCCGAGCTGCGCCACGTGATCTTGGTGGGGGCGGAGGCGTCGGATGCTGAGGCGGGAGAATGGTCCTATACCGAACTCATGAAGGAAGCCTTTACCGACTCGCCTGTAGAATGGGTGGATCGGGAGGCGCCCATGCTTCTTCATTATACCTCTGGATCCACCGGTAAACCCAAAGGGGTCGTCCATGTGCACAACCTGATGATCCACCAGTACCGGGTTGGGCGGTGGGTTTTGGATCTGCGCCCCGGCGATATTTATTGGTGTACCGCGGATCCGGGATGGATCACCGGAACGTCGGCCGGTCTGTTCGCACCTTGGCTTCACGGCGTTCCGGTGGTCATTCGGGGCGGGCGATTCCAACAGGAGGGTTGGTACGAGACTGTCGAAAAATTCGGCGTCACGGTCTGGTTCAGTGCCCCCACGGCATTCCGCATGTTGATGGCCGCCGGCGATGAGTTGCCAAAACGCTATAACTTGTCATCGCTCCGGCACGTCCTCAGTGCCGGGGAGCCGTTGAATCCCGAAGTATTTCGCTGGGGATTACGGGCCCTGGGAAATCGCATCCACGACAACTGGTGGATGACGGAGACGGGTTGCACGATGATCACGAACTACCCCGCTCTGCCGATCAAGCCCGGTTCCATGGGCCGGCCCCTGCCGGGAATTGAGGCGGCCATTTTGAACGATCAAGGCCGTGTTCTCGGTCCAAACCAGTTGGGGAACTTGGCCATTCGCGCCGGGTGGCCGGGGATGATGCGAGCCATCTGGAATAATGAAGAGAAGTACAAGCAATATTTTCCGTTTGAGGGTTGGTACATCAGTGGGGATTCCGCCTATCGGGACGAAGACGGATACTTCTGGTTCCAGGGTCGGGTGGACGATGTCATCAACACCTCCGGGGAGCGGGTTGGCCCCTTTGAAGTGGAAAGCAAATTGGTGGAGCACCCGGCCGTAGCTGAGGCCGGGGTGATCGGCAAACCCGATCCGGTCCGAGGGGAGATCATCAAAGCCTTTATTTCCTTGCGGCAGGGCTACGCGCCCACGGAGGAACTCAAAGAAGAGATCCAGCAGTTCGTGCGCAATGGCCTGGCGGCCCACGCCATGCCCCGGGAGATCGAATTCCGGGACAAATTGCCCAAAACTCGCAGTGGCAAAATCATGCGTCGGGTTTTGAAGGCGTGGGAACTGGGTCTGCCGACCGGGGATTTGTCCACGATGGAGGATTAA
- a CDS encoding lipase family alpha/beta hydrolase — protein MDTRKQLRQILSVTVAFAAMGMSQAFAYSYTHPAITDGEPLAAENPGVPITVGGEVGSLTPKVTHHIRLVDASPDQFTVDAVRRNPVGTVFYHIHDEKRPLLLFINGIYEDASVFTDVYREAYAAGYNVATVKLDPDADFIANGHLLAGQLSVLRQQVPGIDGRLVLIGHSMGGLDAYVALGEYRPLNAAALISLGTPWGGSPLANLLNRVVQLPQDSPIPATWFGAAADRSLTPAKVRQEVTDLHSENPALRALRVVSVVGSIPSADTISSPFLRAGYAALSALGYPANDGAVPTPAQQYPFGGTTVQVSADHNGYVRWNRLQPILTDILHLPAPAGPGDTVLPRGTLTSIAAREAFHSNESPLRPAADPLQDLLNRLAIFEYDNSALGR, from the coding sequence TTGGACACCCGTAAACAGCTTCGCCAGATCCTGAGCGTGACCGTCGCTTTTGCCGCCATGGGGATGAGCCAGGCGTTCGCCTATTCCTATACCCATCCGGCGATCACCGATGGGGAACCCTTGGCCGCTGAGAACCCCGGCGTCCCGATTACCGTCGGGGGCGAGGTCGGCTCTTTGACACCAAAGGTCACACACCACATTCGGTTGGTCGATGCGAGTCCCGACCAATTCACGGTGGACGCGGTCCGCCGGAATCCCGTCGGAACTGTATTTTACCACATCCACGATGAGAAACGTCCACTTCTCCTGTTTATCAACGGGATCTATGAAGATGCGTCGGTATTTACAGACGTATACCGCGAAGCCTATGCGGCCGGTTATAACGTGGCCACGGTGAAGTTGGACCCGGACGCCGATTTCATTGCCAACGGCCATCTGCTGGCGGGCCAACTCAGCGTCCTTCGCCAACAAGTCCCGGGTATCGACGGCCGCTTGGTCCTCATCGGCCACAGCATGGGGGGCCTCGATGCCTACGTGGCCTTGGGCGAGTACCGGCCCCTGAACGCCGCGGCCCTGATCAGCCTCGGTACCCCCTGGGGCGGGAGCCCGTTGGCAAACCTTTTGAACCGCGTGGTCCAGTTGCCCCAGGATTCGCCGATTCCCGCTACCTGGTTCGGCGCGGCGGCGGATCGCAGCCTTACTCCGGCAAAGGTGCGGCAGGAAGTGACCGATTTACATAGCGAGAACCCCGCCCTTCGCGCTCTCCGGGTGGTGTCTGTGGTGGGGAGCATCCCATCAGCCGATACGATCAGCAGCCCTTTTCTCCGGGCGGGCTATGCCGCCCTGTCAGCCTTGGGATACCCCGCCAATGACGGCGCCGTGCCCACCCCGGCCCAACAATATCCCTTCGGCGGGACCACCGTTCAGGTCAGCGCCGACCACAACGGCTATGTCCGTTGGAACCGCCTCCAGCCGATTCTGACAGATATCCTGCATTTGCCGGCCCCGGCAGGCCCTGGCGACACGGTCCTGCCTCGGGGTACCCTGACGAGCATCGCCGCCCGGGAGGCTTTCCACTCGAACGAGTCACCCCTGCGGCCCGCGGCCGATCCTTTGCAGGATTTGTTGAACCGCCTGGCGATTTTTGAATATGACAACTCCGCCCTGGGGCGCTGA
- a CDS encoding trans-sulfuration enzyme family protein, with protein MRIDTRCSQAGNRRDPTTGAISLPIHHATTYAHPGLGSSTGFDYTRTSNPTRLALEETIAALHGGCRGFAFASGMAAIDAIARLFRPGDHLVLSDDLYGGTYRLFERFFRPLGLETTYVDTSDLQAVAKQIRPRTRALFVETPTNPTLKIADLKGLSQVAHERGLWLIVDNTFMTPYLQRPLELGADIVVESATKYLGGHNDVLAGTVVVKSEALANSLAFIQNSIGAVLGPQDAWLLLRGIKTLHVRMDRHEGNARTLAEWLRAHPRVSRVYYPGLPDHPGHAVHRAQASGWGGMIAFEVPNNRWVPPILAHLRVITFAESLGGTESLITYPAVQTHADVPPDVRQRLGVTDSLLRLSVGLEHVDDLIQDLDQALALAANARAEESAPKVTC; from the coding sequence ATGCGCATTGACACGCGATGTTCCCAGGCGGGAAACCGCCGTGATCCCACCACCGGAGCGATTTCTTTACCCATCCACCACGCCACCACATACGCTCATCCAGGCCTCGGTTCTTCCACCGGTTTCGATTACACCCGAACCTCGAACCCGACCCGCCTGGCCTTGGAAGAAACGATCGCCGCCTTGCACGGGGGGTGCCGGGGGTTTGCCTTCGCTTCCGGCATGGCGGCCATCGACGCCATCGCCCGCCTGTTCCGCCCGGGAGATCATCTCGTGCTCTCGGACGATCTTTACGGCGGCACCTACCGTTTATTCGAACGGTTCTTTCGCCCGCTGGGCCTGGAAACCACCTATGTGGACACCTCCGACCTGCAGGCCGTGGCCAAGCAAATCCGCCCCCGCACCCGGGCGCTGTTCGTGGAAACCCCGACCAATCCCACTCTCAAAATCGCCGACCTTAAGGGATTGTCACAAGTGGCCCACGAGCGCGGGCTTTGGCTCATCGTGGACAACACCTTCATGACTCCGTACCTGCAACGGCCCCTGGAACTGGGCGCAGACATCGTGGTCGAGTCGGCCACCAAGTATCTCGGCGGACACAACGATGTCTTGGCCGGTACAGTAGTCGTAAAGTCGGAAGCGTTGGCGAATTCCCTGGCTTTTATTCAAAATTCCATCGGCGCGGTGTTAGGTCCTCAGGACGCGTGGCTGCTGTTGCGGGGGATAAAGACTCTCCACGTGCGCATGGACCGGCATGAGGGCAATGCCCGGACCCTGGCCGAGTGGCTGAGGGCACATCCTCGGGTATCCCGGGTGTATTACCCCGGACTGCCGGACCATCCCGGCCACGCCGTGCATCGGGCACAGGCCAGCGGGTGGGGTGGGATGATTGCCTTTGAAGTGCCGAACAACCGGTGGGTGCCTCCGATCCTCGCGCACCTGCGGGTGATCACTTTCGCGGAAAGTCTCGGCGGCACCGAATCCCTGATCACCTACCCGGCGGTCCAGACCCACGCGGACGTTCCCCCAGATGTACGACAGCGCCTCGGCGTCACGGACTCTCTTCTGAGGTTGTCTGTAGGCCTTGAACACGTCGACGACCTGATCCAGGATTTGGACCAGGCCCTCGCCCTTGCGGCCAACGCCCGGGCGGAGGAAAGTGCGCCCAAGGTGACGTGCTGA
- a CDS encoding ABC transporter ATP-binding protein, giving the protein MIEIEGLCKRYRRHWALRDLELTVETGMFGLLGPNGAGKTTLMRILATLLWPTSGEVRIDGIALRQNPDEIRKRIGYLPQFFQIYPQMTAWEFLDYVAVLKGWTDARKRREQVMEVVEQVHLADRVSDKVKTYSGGMRQRLGIAQALLGDPQALIVDEPTAGLDPEERVRFRNLLATLALHKTVIVSTHIVGDIESSCRRVGVLDQGRLVLAGGLGDLQAFAEGKVWEVRVGEERLPELARWQLISTRQEGDEVVCRVIADEPPLSGARTVEPTLEDGYLALLSRKGGDRR; this is encoded by the coding sequence GTGATCGAGATTGAAGGGCTGTGCAAACGCTACCGACGCCACTGGGCGCTCCGGGATTTGGAGTTAACCGTGGAGACCGGCATGTTCGGGTTGCTCGGCCCAAACGGTGCCGGCAAGACCACGCTGATGCGCATCCTGGCGACCCTGCTTTGGCCCACGTCCGGAGAAGTGCGGATTGACGGGATTGCGCTACGACAAAATCCGGACGAAATCCGGAAACGAATCGGCTATCTTCCTCAGTTTTTTCAGATCTACCCGCAAATGACGGCCTGGGAATTCCTAGATTACGTCGCGGTCCTGAAAGGGTGGACAGACGCCCGCAAGCGCCGGGAACAGGTGATGGAAGTTGTGGAGCAGGTTCACCTCGCCGATCGGGTGTCGGACAAAGTGAAGACCTACTCCGGCGGGATGCGCCAGAGGCTGGGCATTGCCCAGGCTCTCCTCGGCGATCCCCAAGCGTTGATTGTGGACGAACCCACGGCGGGGCTGGATCCCGAAGAGCGGGTGCGGTTCCGGAATCTGCTGGCCACCTTGGCGCTGCACAAGACGGTGATCGTGTCCACCCACATTGTCGGCGACATCGAAAGTTCCTGCCGCCGGGTGGGCGTGCTCGATCAGGGGAGGTTGGTGTTGGCCGGCGGTCTTGGGGACCTACAGGCTTTTGCCGAGGGGAAGGTCTGGGAGGTCCGGGTGGGGGAAGAGCGGCTGCCGGAGTTGGCCCGGTGGCAGCTGATCTCCACCCGCCAGGAGGGCGATGAGGTGGTGTGCCGGGTGATTGCCGACGAGCCTCCGCTCTCTGGAGCGAGGACGGTGGAGCCCACCTTGGAAGACGGGTACTTGGCTCTTCTCAGCCGCAAGGGAGGGGATCGCCGGTGA
- a CDS encoding FxLYD domain-containing protein, producing the protein MAFLVIMGLIGLVVAIVLAIVAVFKLVGWKTVGWTAGASLLAIVVGAAFGGGSSTAPTGGTPAPSGSPAPAPNPAPAPASNSAPAPAKPPAPAPKPEKPKSPLEVVEVHQEGDGYVQYAAGTVKNNSSRKYGYVQVEINLYDGDGNQVGSTLANANNLEPGATWKFRAPVFEDNVKQFKVVDITGF; encoded by the coding sequence ATGGCCTTTCTCGTCATCATGGGTCTCATCGGTCTTGTTGTAGCCATTGTTCTGGCCATCGTCGCCGTGTTCAAGCTGGTGGGATGGAAAACTGTGGGATGGACGGCGGGAGCCTCCCTTTTGGCGATCGTCGTCGGTGCCGCTTTCGGGGGCGGATCGTCGACGGCGCCAACCGGGGGTACTCCAGCCCCTTCGGGTTCGCCGGCCCCGGCGCCAAATCCCGCGCCCGCTCCGGCGTCAAACTCTGCGCCTGCTCCGGCGAAGCCGCCGGCCCCGGCGCCGAAGCCGGAGAAGCCCAAATCGCCCCTGGAGGTTGTGGAGGTGCATCAGGAAGGAGATGGGTACGTCCAATACGCTGCCGGCACTGTCAAGAACAACTCCAGTCGCAAATACGGGTATGTACAAGTGGAAATCAACCTTTACGACGGAGACGGCAATCAGGTGGGCAGCACCTTGGCGAACGCCAACAACCTGGAGCCCGGGGCCACATGGAAGTTCCGTGCGCCCGTCTTCGAGGACAATGTTAAGCAATTCAAAGTCGTGGATATCACCGGTTTTTGA
- a CDS encoding YlbF family regulator, with protein MNPYDYAHGLARALRESEWYRNLKEAKERLEADPEAWRMAQDIRRRTVELQLKAMGGQTVPTEEQEQLRKLQEVAMLHPAVRAYLEVESRLSVVMDDIQRILAEAIAPVVDLPGEREAEASEHR; from the coding sequence ATGAATCCGTACGATTACGCACATGGGCTTGCGAGGGCGCTGCGGGAGAGTGAATGGTATCGGAACCTCAAAGAGGCCAAGGAACGACTGGAGGCTGATCCGGAAGCTTGGCGGATGGCCCAGGATATCCGCCGCCGTACGGTAGAACTTCAACTCAAGGCGATGGGCGGGCAAACGGTACCCACCGAAGAGCAGGAGCAATTGCGCAAGCTCCAGGAGGTGGCCATGTTGCATCCGGCCGTTCGGGCGTATTTGGAGGTGGAGTCGAGATTATCCGTAGTCATGGACGATATTCAGCGGATTCTCGCTGAGGCGATTGCCCCTGTGGTTGACTTGCCGGGTGAAAGGGAGGCAGAGGCATCGGAACATCGGTGA
- a CDS encoding heavy metal translocating P-type ATPase has protein sequence MAVPNDRLLDRNPGIAEKPGQPANRPDPVRPQEHVYRLANLSCADCAAKFEDKVKRASGVVDARVLFGSSQLIVVGQPLSVDELERLGAFDNIKVVAGADAAAPELAGRGVLSAERSPWWAEPRVGRAAMALLLIAAAHVLQGSGAAPVIATTAYAAAVLLGGWGTFKKGIPGIFRLDFHMNALMTVSVAGAMAIGYWSEAATVAFLFGVSEALENHAMDRARRSIRSLAEMAPTRAMVRREGKEMIVPVEAIRVGDVMIVRPGEKIALDGRVIRGRTEVNQAAITGESLPVAKEAGDAVFAGSLNHSGAIEVEVTSRAGDSTLARVIALVERAEAERAPTQEFVNRFARIYTPAVTVLAVGMALIPPLVWGAAWLPSIYEALALLMVACPCALVVSTPVAVVTAMGVAARSGVLIKGGIHLENIGRLRAIAFDKTGTLTSGEPVVTDVIGFQTMTEEDILRVAAGIERYSEHPLAGAILRAAADRGLTPGEVEDFESFPGRGARGTVGGTEYWIGSPRWFRERGVNLESVNNRIGGFQEEGKTLVLLGRRDTVTALIAVADRVRPSAREVVANLKMAGIGPTVLLTGDNPATARAIGRTVGVDEVRAGLLPEDKVRAVSELRQRYGRVGMVGDGVNDAPALAAATTGIAMGTSGTDLALEAADVALMNDDLSKVPFAVRLGRATLRIIQQNIFIALFMKTAALLLAFPGWLTLWLAIVGDMGATLLVTANALRLLRVRPRS, from the coding sequence ATGGCTGTGCCGAATGACCGCTTGCTGGATCGGAACCCCGGGATTGCGGAGAAACCTGGCCAACCCGCAAATCGCCCGGATCCGGTCCGGCCCCAGGAACATGTGTATCGACTGGCGAATTTAAGCTGCGCCGATTGTGCCGCGAAATTTGAAGACAAAGTCAAACGGGCGTCCGGGGTAGTGGATGCCCGGGTGCTTTTTGGATCCTCCCAATTGATCGTGGTCGGGCAACCACTGAGTGTGGATGAACTGGAGCGCCTGGGGGCCTTTGACAACATCAAGGTGGTCGCCGGGGCAGACGCCGCCGCTCCGGAGCTGGCCGGGCGGGGCGTCCTCAGTGCAGAACGGTCTCCTTGGTGGGCCGAACCCCGGGTGGGGCGGGCGGCGATGGCCTTGCTCCTTATCGCAGCCGCCCATGTCCTGCAGGGGAGCGGGGCGGCACCCGTTATCGCGACGACTGCTTACGCCGCGGCGGTTCTCCTGGGAGGCTGGGGGACCTTCAAAAAAGGGATTCCGGGCATTTTCCGGCTGGATTTTCACATGAATGCCCTGATGACCGTGTCCGTGGCCGGCGCCATGGCCATCGGGTACTGGAGTGAGGCCGCCACCGTTGCTTTCCTGTTCGGGGTCAGTGAAGCGTTGGAGAACCACGCCATGGACCGGGCCCGCCGCTCGATCCGCTCCCTGGCGGAGATGGCCCCCACCCGGGCGATGGTTCGCCGGGAGGGAAAGGAAATGATTGTGCCCGTCGAGGCCATCCGGGTCGGCGACGTGATGATCGTGCGGCCAGGGGAAAAAATTGCCCTGGACGGAAGGGTGATCCGGGGGCGCACCGAGGTGAACCAAGCGGCCATTACCGGCGAGTCGCTCCCCGTGGCCAAAGAAGCGGGCGATGCGGTCTTTGCCGGGTCGCTGAACCATTCGGGCGCCATCGAGGTCGAAGTGACCAGCCGGGCCGGGGACAGCACCCTGGCCAGGGTCATCGCCCTGGTGGAAAGGGCCGAGGCCGAGCGGGCCCCGACCCAGGAGTTTGTCAACCGCTTCGCCAGAATCTACACACCGGCGGTTACGGTTTTGGCGGTGGGCATGGCCCTCATTCCGCCTCTCGTCTGGGGCGCCGCTTGGCTCCCGTCAATCTATGAAGCATTGGCGCTGCTCATGGTGGCCTGCCCCTGTGCCCTGGTGGTTTCGACCCCGGTGGCGGTGGTGACGGCGATGGGCGTTGCGGCCCGCAGTGGCGTGCTGATCAAGGGTGGGATTCATTTGGAAAATATCGGCCGTCTTCGGGCGATCGCTTTTGACAAAACCGGCACGCTCACCTCGGGGGAGCCGGTGGTCACGGACGTGATCGGGTTCCAAACTATGACTGAAGAAGACATCCTCCGGGTGGCGGCGGGCATCGAGCGTTATTCGGAGCATCCGTTGGCCGGGGCGATCCTGCGGGCAGCCGCAGACCGCGGCCTCACTCCCGGGGAAGTGGAGGATTTTGAGAGCTTTCCCGGACGGGGGGCCCGGGGCACCGTGGGCGGCACAGAGTACTGGATCGGAAGTCCCCGTTGGTTCAGGGAGCGCGGGGTGAATCTGGAGTCTGTGAACAACCGAATTGGCGGTTTTCAGGAGGAGGGGAAAACGCTGGTGCTTCTCGGGCGAAGGGACACCGTGACCGCCTTGATTGCCGTGGCCGACCGGGTGCGGCCTTCGGCCCGGGAGGTGGTCGCGAACCTCAAAATGGCCGGGATCGGGCCCACGGTTCTGTTGACCGGCGACAATCCGGCAACCGCCCGGGCGATCGGCCGGACCGTGGGTGTGGACGAGGTGCGGGCCGGGTTGCTCCCCGAGGACAAGGTCCGAGCCGTTTCCGAACTAAGGCAGCGGTACGGTCGGGTGGGGATGGTGGGCGACGGGGTGAATGACGCCCCGGCCCTGGCCGCAGCCACCACCGGAATCGCCATGGGGACTTCGGGGACCGATCTCGCACTGGAGGCCGCAGATGTCGCTTTGATGAACGATGATCTGTCGAAAGTTCCCTTCGCCGTCCGCTTGGGTCGAGCCACCTTGCGGATCATCCAACAAAATATTTTTATCGCCCTTTTCATGAAGACGGCGGCCTTACTGCTGGCATTCCCCGGCTGGCTCACCTTGTGGCTCGCCATCGTCGGCGACATGGGCGCCACCCTCCTGGTCACCGCCAACGCCCTGCGCCTGTTGCGGGTGCGACCCCGAAGTTGA